A genome region from Dickeya chrysanthemi NCPPB 402 includes the following:
- a CDS encoding ABC-three component system middle component 1 encodes MNLTSANNDRIRELKENFPNFAFDLFTAGNSEFVSCIACWVESPEVLEHTWNAIQNVVALRYKSERKIARWNVYIAFFCREHVSRSLKLLIENDKFTARKLVFDSCSENHFWKKKNLL; translated from the coding sequence ATGAATTTAACAAGTGCAAATAATGATCGCATTCGGGAGCTAAAAGAAAACTTTCCTAATTTTGCATTCGATTTGTTTACGGCCGGAAACTCTGAGTTTGTCAGCTGTATTGCATGTTGGGTTGAAAGCCCTGAAGTTTTAGAACACACATGGAATGCAATACAAAATGTGGTAGCGCTGCGTTACAAGTCGGAGAGAAAAATTGCCCGATGGAATGTCTACATAGCCTTCTTTTGCAGAGAACATGTAAGTCGATCGCTCAAGTTACTGATTGAAAATGATAAATTTACAGCTAGAAAATTAGTTTTCGATTCATGTTCAGAGAATCACTTTTGGAAGAAAAAGAATTTGCTCTAG
- a CDS encoding MBL fold metallo-hydrolase: MSTTIQILHASHGDCLFLRHEQDGSTFNLLIDGGPAETFGQLYGYAKPLRLLLDELRERGEFVDLAIITHVDDDHIGGILEGMSYDDYLPSLVKEFWFNSYGLISSVVVEPDGKKNEVSGVAGAEVKTSISQGVTLEEKLSKLNWYNQVIHNEIPKLIRSGFEFTILSPSVKALQRLGKAWEREYSQADKKTSKAESDHKFPFSHFFCADRFKSDRSVPNGSSIAFILNIGDINFLLLADSHADIVEQKLKSLGYSPENPLECSMVKISHHGSKGNTSQSLLSLLSSKRYVISTDSSIFGHPDKRTIARILNANDGNNVYFNYESVIRNILLPEDSAYSDRLHVCEEKMVL; this comes from the coding sequence ATGAGTACAACCATTCAAATCCTTCACGCTTCACATGGTGACTGCCTTTTCCTTCGCCATGAGCAGGATGGATCCACCTTCAATCTATTGATTGATGGTGGGCCCGCCGAAACATTCGGTCAATTGTACGGATATGCTAAGCCCCTTCGTTTGCTTCTTGATGAATTACGAGAGAGAGGTGAGTTTGTTGACTTGGCTATTATTACTCATGTCGATGACGATCATATTGGCGGTATCCTAGAAGGCATGTCATACGATGACTATCTGCCTTCCCTAGTTAAAGAATTTTGGTTTAATTCATATGGGCTAATATCATCTGTTGTCGTTGAGCCAGATGGTAAAAAGAATGAAGTGTCAGGTGTTGCAGGAGCTGAAGTTAAGACCAGCATCTCCCAGGGTGTAACCCTGGAGGAAAAACTCAGCAAACTCAATTGGTATAATCAGGTAATTCATAATGAAATTCCTAAATTAATTAGGTCGGGATTTGAGTTCACGATATTATCTCCATCTGTAAAGGCACTCCAGCGACTTGGCAAAGCATGGGAAAGAGAATATTCACAAGCTGACAAGAAAACATCAAAAGCAGAAAGTGATCATAAGTTTCCTTTTTCTCATTTTTTCTGCGCAGATCGATTCAAATCAGATCGGTCAGTGCCGAATGGTAGTTCGATAGCATTTATATTGAACATTGGAGATATAAATTTTCTGCTTTTGGCGGATTCGCATGCAGACATAGTAGAGCAAAAACTAAAATCATTAGGTTACAGCCCAGAGAATCCGCTTGAGTGCAGTATGGTGAAAATCTCGCACCACGGTAGTAAAGGTAATACAAGCCAGAGTTTGCTTTCACTGTTATCCTCAAAAAGATATGTTATTTCGACAGATAGTTCTATATTTGGACATCCGGATAAAAGAACAATTGCTAGAATTTTAAATGCAAATGACGGAAATAATGTATATTTCAATTATGAATCAGTTATTAGAAATATTCTATTGCCTGAAGATTCTGCATATTCTGACAGATTACATGTTTGTGAAGAAAAAATGGTACTCTAA
- a CDS encoding TIGR02391 family protein → MRNPLAHAPKTNWPMSELDALDILTLVSLIHRKLDGAHKTATTAP, encoded by the coding sequence GTGCGCAATCCACTAGCCCATGCGCCTAAGACGAATTGGCCTATGTCTGAACTGGATGCGCTGGACATTCTTACCTTGGTTTCTCTTATTCATCGTAAGCTGGATGGCGCGCATAAAACAGCTACAACCGCACCATAG
- a CDS encoding ATP-dependent nuclease: MKLEAIRLSGFQSFGKVPTELSLEDVTYLIGPNGSGKTAVLQALCRLFAFDPTLRRVQRSDFHVPFDEGEVPPERQLWIEADFLFHELAEDEDNSTVAPHFGHMRLDEPEGIPRVRFRLTATMGMDWDIEENLVYVLDVNADSSPQTTAQVTRAERNNIQIHYLPARRDPADHIAYGANALLGRLLRAVRWDDERNAIRGLTNQISESLAANPSINAFSESLKLTWATLHKGKFFSDPKITFVASEIEALLRHLSVSFTPGHDGSLVDFSRLSDGQKSMLYLSLVLSSQAIGRAVLAEEDVTFDPDKLRPPIFTLVAVEEPENSLSPHYLGRIVSALNTMAKSIDAQALIATHAPSMLRRVDPNFIRYLRLTEERKTRITCIKLPPKADEAHKFVREAIQAFPEIYFSRLVVLGEGDSEEIILPRLLRVKGTPVDESAITVAPLGGRHVNHFWRLLSALQIPYLTLLDLDVARYGAGWGRIKYVNDQLAAFEPEKILPTEWKITRWNDEATPVRTHHFFNEGTQDIFEELENRSVFFPSLWIWTFPCC; this comes from the coding sequence ATGAAGCTTGAGGCAATTCGATTATCTGGTTTCCAGTCTTTTGGCAAAGTACCAACCGAATTGAGCTTGGAAGATGTTACTTATCTCATTGGTCCTAATGGATCAGGTAAAACAGCAGTACTTCAGGCTTTATGTCGACTTTTTGCGTTTGATCCAACATTGCGTCGTGTCCAACGATCAGATTTCCATGTCCCTTTTGATGAAGGTGAAGTTCCTCCTGAGAGACAGTTGTGGATTGAAGCTGACTTCCTGTTTCACGAGCTTGCTGAGGATGAGGATAACAGTACCGTGGCTCCTCATTTTGGTCATATGCGACTTGATGAGCCAGAAGGTATTCCACGTGTGCGTTTTCGCCTCACTGCAACTATGGGAATGGATTGGGATATTGAAGAAAACTTAGTATATGTTTTGGATGTCAATGCTGATAGTTCACCTCAAACCACAGCTCAAGTAACACGAGCAGAGCGTAATAATATCCAAATTCACTATTTGCCAGCCAGACGAGATCCTGCAGACCATATTGCTTACGGTGCGAACGCATTACTCGGACGTTTGCTTCGTGCTGTACGTTGGGATGATGAACGTAATGCGATTAGGGGATTAACCAACCAGATAAGCGAGAGCCTAGCAGCTAACCCCTCCATCAATGCTTTCAGTGAAAGTTTGAAATTAACTTGGGCAACCCTACACAAAGGCAAATTTTTCTCTGATCCTAAAATTACATTTGTGGCTTCGGAGATTGAAGCGTTGCTGCGCCATTTATCGGTTTCATTTACTCCCGGCCATGATGGCTCGCTTGTTGATTTCTCTAGGTTGAGTGATGGTCAAAAATCGATGCTTTATCTTTCTCTGGTTCTATCATCTCAAGCGATCGGTAGAGCTGTGCTCGCAGAGGAAGATGTTACATTTGATCCCGACAAATTGCGCCCTCCGATTTTTACGCTGGTCGCAGTGGAAGAACCGGAGAATAGCCTTTCTCCCCATTACTTGGGACGTATCGTCAGTGCCTTGAATACCATGGCAAAGAGTATTGATGCGCAAGCCTTAATTGCTACTCATGCACCATCAATGTTGCGAAGAGTTGATCCTAATTTTATACGATACCTACGACTTACAGAGGAAAGAAAAACACGAATTACGTGTATCAAATTGCCACCTAAAGCAGATGAAGCACATAAATTTGTGAGAGAGGCTATACAAGCATTCCCTGAGATCTATTTCTCACGCTTGGTTGTGCTTGGCGAAGGAGATAGTGAAGAAATCATACTGCCGCGTTTGCTCCGGGTTAAAGGTACTCCTGTTGATGAATCAGCCATTACGGTAGCACCGTTAGGTGGTAGGCATGTAAATCATTTCTGGCGATTGCTTTCCGCACTGCAGATTCCCTATCTGACTTTGCTTGATCTGGATGTAGCTCGGTATGGCGCAGGATGGGGGCGAATTAAATACGTTAACGATCAGCTTGCTGCATTTGAGCCGGAGAAAATACTTCCTACAGAATGGAAAATTACAAGATGGAATGATGAAGCTACGCCAGTAAGAACTCACCATTTTTTTAATGAAGGCACTCAAGACATTTTTGAAGAACTTGAAAACAGATCTGTTTTTTTTCCTTCCCTATGGATTTGGACTTTTCCATGTTGCTAG
- a CDS encoding KilA-N domain-containing protein codes for MAEQFELIPRVEEGSIIPQRMSDGYINATSLCQSVGKTFSGYKSSKLASDFIAEMTKQTGLSEARLIHSIVGGNPKLQGTWVHPQLAINLAQWLSPKFAVKVAQWVYEWSQGQVKFATPSHLQRYTRNRHKIPHTHFSMLNEITLSLIAPLEIAGYTLPDNMIPDISEGRMFCAWLRKHRGIEPNTFDTYKHEYMDGRVVDAKLYPVELYGDFRRHFHEVWLPQKAPEYFKQRDSSALEYLEVLLLPAPH; via the coding sequence ATGGCTGAACAATTTGAATTAATTCCTCGGGTTGAAGAAGGGTCGATTATTCCTCAGCGCATGAGCGATGGCTACATTAACGCAACATCCCTATGCCAATCTGTCGGTAAGACGTTCTCAGGCTACAAATCAAGCAAACTAGCCTCTGACTTTATTGCTGAAATGACGAAGCAAACTGGGCTATCTGAAGCACGGTTAATTCACTCTATAGTAGGAGGTAACCCGAAGCTACAGGGCACTTGGGTACACCCCCAGTTAGCTATTAATTTAGCTCAATGGCTTTCACCGAAATTCGCAGTAAAAGTAGCCCAATGGGTTTATGAATGGTCTCAGGGGCAAGTTAAATTTGCCACTCCCTCACACCTTCAACGATACACTCGTAACAGACATAAAATCCCTCACACTCATTTTTCGATGCTAAACGAGATCACCCTGAGTTTGATCGCCCCTCTCGAAATTGCGGGCTACACTCTTCCAGATAACATGATTCCCGATATATCAGAGGGGAGAATGTTCTGCGCTTGGTTAAGAAAGCACCGAGGTATCGAGCCAAATACCTTTGATACCTACAAACACGAGTACATGGATGGACGCGTAGTAGATGCAAAACTCTATCCAGTAGAACTCTATGGTGATTTCCGTCGACATTTTCACGAAGTATGGCTACCACAAAAAGCCCCTGAATACTTTAAGCAGAGAGATTCTTCGGCTTTAGAATATCTTGAAGTCCTAC
- a CDS encoding ArdC family protein encodes MIISLHTQTSAPNTAAATSVSPLEQSGSSKTKFSKAKTDIYQTVTNNIIAALEAGVKPWSCPWQRVSGISGLPSNFATGIAYSGMNIMLLWCSASKQGFGDSRWMTYKQAQAVGGQVRKGEHGTIAIFYTTLEKENEDGEIDHIPMLKTFNVFNIEQIDGLPLTTETVNPEATFDPLPEAENLFRKSGANIIEKGQNAFFQPSTDEVWLPERHLFSDAANFYATGLHELVHWSGGKKRLNREMKGKFGSEDYAFEELIAELGSAFLMADLGIVGEVQHESYIASWLKALKNDKRFIFKAASAASKAHRYLMDKA; translated from the coding sequence ATGATCATTTCCCTGCATACCCAGACTAGCGCCCCTAACACTGCAGCGGCGACCAGCGTATCCCCGCTGGAGCAGTCAGGCTCCTCAAAAACGAAATTTTCTAAAGCCAAAACCGATATTTATCAGACTGTCACCAACAACATCATTGCAGCGCTTGAAGCCGGTGTAAAACCGTGGTCTTGTCCATGGCAACGAGTGTCGGGCATATCTGGGTTGCCTTCCAACTTCGCAACCGGTATCGCGTATAGCGGAATGAATATCATGCTGTTGTGGTGCAGCGCGTCAAAACAGGGCTTTGGTGATTCACGCTGGATGACTTACAAACAAGCACAAGCAGTAGGCGGACAGGTTCGTAAAGGTGAGCACGGTACTATAGCTATTTTCTATACAACCTTAGAGAAGGAAAACGAAGACGGCGAAATCGACCATATCCCGATGCTGAAAACCTTCAACGTGTTCAATATTGAACAAATTGATGGGCTTCCGCTGACAACTGAAACAGTTAACCCAGAAGCAACCTTTGACCCGTTGCCGGAGGCTGAAAATCTGTTCCGAAAGAGCGGCGCAAACATCATCGAGAAAGGGCAAAATGCCTTTTTCCAACCATCAACTGATGAAGTCTGGCTACCGGAGCGCCATCTGTTTTCAGATGCGGCTAATTTCTACGCTACCGGTCTGCATGAGCTGGTTCACTGGAGCGGTGGTAAAAAAAGGCTTAACCGTGAAATGAAAGGAAAATTTGGCAGTGAGGATTATGCGTTTGAGGAGTTGATCGCCGAGTTGGGAAGCGCGTTCCTGATGGCGGATCTTGGGATTGTCGGAGAGGTCCAGCACGAAAGCTATATTGCTTCCTGGCTGAAAGCACTGAAGAACGACAAACGATTTATTTTCAAAGCCGCTAGTGCGGCATCAAAAGCGCATCGTTATTTGATGGATAAAGCTTGA
- a CDS encoding UvrD-helicase domain-containing protein has product MISIEAWQPADGLTLEPNAKRAAKARKRCLALTAGPGAGKTEMLAQRADFLLRTGTCRYPKRILAISFKVDASRNLKERVERRCGADLASRFDSYTFHAFAKRIIDRFRPVLKGRDALDSGYTIVEKKIGISSTQIEFSDLVPLAIKILQNSNIARNAIRQAYSDIFLDEFQDCTNLQYELVKLAFLGTKIRLTAVGDTKQKIMGWAGAMDGIFQTFTNDFNAVPLNMYRNFRSKPQLLKVQNEIIRELDPTSAMPDEQLNSDEGEIHVESFENSQEEAIYLANIINNWINKEQLPPAEIAVLVSKQLDLYADHLMMELELRGIPYRNEQQMQDITVEPAARLIVDYLSCLYGKREPKAWIRLMNQLIPFADEEVQSSARKDFDRLLKKQRKEAASAEQLDSPFSCWWKFVKAFLKHIGSDTIVALSPDYESHKRLQEVFRDTKARIEELLKIESDLPQALGRFTDDQAVRILTIHKSKGLEFDSVIIMAVENEIFFGDQDENRCAFFVGVSRAKRRLILTHADERQRPANAKRWDVHRTAQSEYFSYVTPFIAAAIK; this is encoded by the coding sequence ATGATTTCTATTGAAGCATGGCAACCCGCCGATGGATTAACTCTGGAACCAAATGCAAAACGAGCAGCAAAAGCCCGTAAACGTTGTTTGGCTCTTACCGCGGGTCCTGGCGCTGGTAAAACTGAAATGCTTGCACAGCGGGCAGATTTCCTATTACGGACAGGTACATGTCGGTATCCGAAGCGGATTCTCGCTATCTCCTTCAAGGTTGATGCAAGTAGAAATTTAAAAGAGCGCGTCGAACGGCGCTGTGGTGCAGACCTTGCCTCCCGTTTCGACAGCTATACTTTCCATGCATTTGCCAAGCGAATAATCGATCGTTTTAGACCAGTCCTGAAAGGAAGAGATGCATTGGATTCCGGCTATACGATCGTTGAAAAGAAAATCGGTATATCTAGCACCCAAATAGAGTTTAGTGATCTTGTTCCATTGGCTATCAAGATATTGCAAAACTCAAATATTGCCCGTAATGCAATTCGTCAGGCTTACAGCGATATTTTTCTTGATGAGTTTCAGGATTGTACAAATTTGCAGTATGAATTAGTTAAGCTTGCTTTTCTAGGGACTAAAATCCGCCTCACTGCTGTAGGCGATACTAAGCAAAAAATCATGGGTTGGGCGGGAGCGATGGATGGGATTTTTCAAACATTTACTAATGATTTTAATGCAGTACCACTAAACATGTACCGTAATTTCCGATCAAAACCGCAATTACTAAAAGTTCAGAACGAAATAATTCGGGAGCTTGATCCGACCTCTGCCATGCCAGATGAACAACTGAATAGTGACGAAGGTGAGATTCATGTCGAGAGTTTCGAAAACAGCCAAGAAGAAGCCATTTATTTAGCGAACATTATTAATAACTGGATCAATAAAGAACAATTACCACCAGCCGAGATTGCTGTCTTAGTTTCTAAACAGTTAGATCTCTATGCTGACCATTTAATGATGGAGCTGGAATTACGTGGTATCCCATATCGAAATGAACAGCAAATGCAGGATATTACTGTCGAGCCCGCTGCACGTTTAATCGTAGATTATCTTTCATGCCTCTATGGAAAGCGTGAACCTAAGGCTTGGATCCGTTTGATGAATCAGTTGATTCCTTTTGCCGATGAAGAAGTACAGTCCAGTGCGCGAAAGGACTTTGATCGTTTGTTAAAAAAACAGCGCAAAGAAGCAGCTAGTGCTGAACAGCTTGATTCACCTTTTTCTTGTTGGTGGAAGTTTGTGAAGGCGTTTTTAAAGCATATTGGCTCTGATACGATCGTAGCCTTATCACCTGATTACGAATCCCACAAACGTCTACAGGAAGTTTTTCGTGATACCAAAGCACGGATTGAAGAGTTGCTTAAAATTGAATCAGATTTGCCGCAAGCGCTCGGGCGATTTACGGATGACCAAGCAGTCCGGATTCTGACCATTCACAAAAGCAAAGGACTAGAGTTCGATTCTGTAATTATAATGGCGGTTGAAAACGAGATTTTCTTTGGTGACCAAGATGAGAATCGATGTGCATTTTTCGTTGGTGTTTCACGTGCGAAAAGACGATTGATATTAACGCATGCAGACGAGCGACAACGTCCTGCTAACGCCAAACGTTGGGATGTTCACAGAACCGCTCAATCTGAGTATTTTAGTTATGTTACACCGTTTATAGCAGCAGCAATAAAGTGA
- a CDS encoding site-specific DNA-methyltransferase — translation MFPDTPQQAEISSASRFFYCAKASKKDRGERNNHPCVKPTELMRYLCRLITPPGGTVLDPFMGSGSTGRAAAMEGFCFIGIDREEDYVKIARRRIEAARSSMVRSGDAGRCSDK, via the coding sequence ATGTTCCCGGATACTCCTCAACAGGCAGAAATTAGCAGCGCCAGTCGGTTTTTTTATTGTGCGAAAGCCAGCAAAAAAGATCGTGGTGAGCGTAACAATCATCCATGTGTAAAGCCCACCGAGCTGATGCGTTACCTTTGTCGCCTGATTACTCCTCCGGGCGGCACTGTACTTGATCCCTTTATGGGGAGTGGAAGTACCGGCAGAGCTGCGGCGATGGAAGGTTTCTGTTTTATCGGTATTGACCGAGAAGAGGATTATGTGAAAATTGCTCGCAGGCGTATTGAAGCAGCACGTAGTAGCATGGTTCGTTCTGGTGATGCAGGAAGATGCAGTGATAAATGA
- a CDS encoding ABC-three component system protein, with product MSIHEYIRKHAVKVNDGSGVLIQCLSEEFSYILTAKHTLKSENRVETWDGQLLTILEVYPHSEDCALLKTPLVSGLPLVRFKSNKFDHKSEAIFGGFPGYRAKEATAETRFKTYEGKIKQLDKAFYLTLEGLPPKAQIEGASGGGVYLIVNEKPYLIGVEIEMAGPQPQEPGVVLCYDMARFDEIVKENDLPPILPSFLFCFSRIRSNTFNYTLNSPRVLNALRRQLHNKAEGLVHDGIPKPYELLALYDKGLIVNGQPDEAMYDLQLWSAYAEFFVLHSLLNDVKVMDLNYLKSMERTSRFVYSRSKDAWLRDLNNIISSARRLLDHGGVLVVSSGDVGSQPIADKSFIKYLVEDIGAPAAEYEYEDGARIDMGLESGDVPFSFALLGSLHRECITRNEQAFLGLNSAQLMELFKDKYADEFNKCK from the coding sequence ATGTCCATACATGAATATATTAGAAAACATGCTGTTAAAGTAAATGATGGGAGTGGTGTATTGATTCAATGCCTCTCCGAGGAGTTTTCCTATATCCTAACTGCTAAGCACACTCTAAAATCAGAGAATAGGGTTGAGACTTGGGATGGTCAGCTACTCACTATTTTAGAGGTTTATCCTCACAGTGAGGATTGCGCCTTATTAAAAACTCCTTTGGTCAGTGGCTTACCTCTAGTTAGATTTAAAAGCAATAAGTTTGACCACAAAAGTGAAGCGATTTTTGGGGGATTTCCTGGTTATCGTGCAAAAGAAGCCACGGCAGAGACAAGATTTAAAACTTATGAGGGTAAAATAAAGCAACTCGACAAAGCGTTTTATTTAACATTAGAAGGACTGCCACCGAAAGCCCAAATTGAAGGAGCTTCAGGCGGCGGGGTATATCTTATTGTGAATGAAAAACCATATCTTATCGGGGTCGAGATCGAGATGGCCGGGCCACAGCCTCAAGAGCCCGGAGTAGTCTTATGCTACGATATGGCTCGATTTGATGAAATAGTGAAGGAAAATGATCTTCCGCCAATACTTCCCTCATTTTTGTTTTGTTTCAGCAGAATCAGGTCTAATACATTCAACTACACTCTGAATAGTCCAAGAGTACTCAACGCATTACGCAGACAACTCCACAACAAAGCTGAAGGCTTGGTTCACGATGGTATTCCTAAGCCTTATGAACTGTTAGCACTCTACGATAAAGGGTTGATCGTTAATGGTCAGCCTGACGAGGCCATGTATGACTTACAACTCTGGTCTGCTTATGCCGAGTTCTTTGTTCTGCATTCTTTGCTAAATGACGTAAAAGTAATGGACCTTAACTATCTAAAAAGCATGGAAAGAACAAGTAGGTTCGTTTACTCGCGAAGCAAAGATGCTTGGCTTCGAGATCTGAATAATATCATATCCTCTGCCAGGAGGTTACTTGATCACGGAGGTGTTTTGGTCGTTTCCAGCGGCGATGTGGGAAGTCAACCGATTGCAGATAAAAGCTTTATAAAATATTTAGTCGAAGATATTGGGGCTCCCGCTGCTGAATATGAATACGAAGATGGTGCACGCATCGACATGGGGCTTGAGAGCGGCGATGTTCCGTTTAGTTTTGCACTTTTAGGCAGCCTTCATCGTGAATGTATCACGAGAAATGAACAAGCATTTCTGGGACTGAACTCCGCTCAGTTGATGGAACTTTTTAAGGATAAATACGCCGATGAATTTAACAAGTGCAAATAA
- a CDS encoding ATP-binding protein has protein sequence MSKSHLRFQVDSRIATLLSQEYPSSERALKELVDNAWDADAEGVTILLPKPLSGDPIVIKDNGTGMTEEELRRHYLFIATDRRSHRGERTALKNRLVKGRKGIGKFAGLMAASVMTLETRARGRVCRFILRLDELSQVDDIERLNIDLHSDSCDVNQHGTTITLSELHQSLSFPDANKLRQILLQDYGRQDDFSINVNEKCLDVDDVSGNYAEFETELANVGSVRLRFTISDAKAGLRQPGVTLRVDGKSVGRPRFFGLDQSEDFPSKLLRKLYGEIEADGLRDHITAGWDATVENSELLQAVESYVQPILRMAYEQQYRREIQLAQARLKRSLLTRLSSLPEYKRAFADRAIKKILDKYYGEPESKVELVVNVLLESMESSDYRILLEHIGEAMPSDVAGIAERLNDFGLADMAFLVQQAEGRRIFLDQLDSIARDKSTTESIMHKALEKNLWIFGAEYSLFSSNITLRRQIEDLVGKSYIGDKANKRPDLLLNENLSGQYLLIEFKRPDHALNHGDYVQAIAYRHELLKYVDLPVKVLLVGGSRSPDFPVNNREPEVSVMLFNQIISTARKQIEWQLRV, from the coding sequence ATGAGTAAGTCTCATTTGAGATTTCAGGTTGATTCTCGTATTGCCACTTTATTAAGTCAGGAATATCCGTCCTCTGAACGTGCATTGAAGGAGCTTGTAGACAATGCATGGGATGCAGATGCAGAAGGTGTCACTATCCTGCTCCCTAAGCCACTCAGTGGCGACCCCATTGTCATTAAAGACAATGGCACTGGCATGACTGAAGAGGAATTGAGGCGACATTATTTATTCATTGCAACTGACCGACGTTCACATCGCGGCGAACGAACCGCCTTAAAAAATCGATTGGTTAAAGGGCGAAAGGGTATAGGTAAGTTTGCTGGTTTGATGGCTGCATCAGTCATGACTCTTGAAACCCGGGCTCGTGGACGTGTGTGCCGCTTTATATTGCGTTTGGACGAGCTTTCGCAGGTAGATGATATTGAGAGGCTAAATATCGACTTGCACAGTGATTCATGTGATGTAAACCAGCATGGAACAACGATTACCCTGAGTGAACTGCATCAGAGCCTAAGTTTTCCTGATGCTAATAAACTACGTCAAATCCTCCTACAGGATTACGGACGTCAAGACGATTTTTCCATCAATGTTAATGAAAAATGCCTGGATGTTGATGATGTATCGGGTAATTACGCAGAATTTGAGACTGAACTCGCAAATGTTGGTAGTGTTAGACTGCGTTTTACTATCAGTGATGCTAAAGCTGGATTACGTCAGCCGGGTGTGACACTACGTGTCGATGGAAAGTCTGTTGGACGACCAAGATTCTTTGGTCTGGATCAGTCAGAGGATTTCCCATCGAAACTACTGCGCAAACTTTATGGTGAAATTGAAGCTGATGGGCTACGAGATCATATCACTGCAGGGTGGGATGCAACGGTTGAAAATAGCGAGCTTTTACAAGCGGTCGAAAGCTATGTTCAACCAATTTTGCGAATGGCCTATGAGCAGCAGTATCGCCGTGAAATACAATTAGCACAAGCACGTTTAAAAAGATCACTACTTACCAGATTATCTTCTCTTCCCGAATATAAGCGTGCCTTTGCAGATCGGGCAATCAAAAAGATCCTTGACAAATATTATGGAGAACCGGAAAGCAAAGTTGAGTTAGTTGTAAATGTGTTGCTTGAATCAATGGAGAGTTCTGACTATCGCATATTGTTGGAGCATATTGGAGAGGCTATGCCCTCGGATGTTGCGGGTATAGCTGAGCGTTTAAATGATTTTGGTCTTGCTGACATGGCCTTTCTTGTTCAACAAGCAGAAGGTCGTAGAATTTTTCTTGATCAGTTAGATTCGATTGCACGGGATAAATCAACTACTGAATCAATAATGCATAAAGCTCTAGAGAAGAATCTTTGGATATTTGGTGCTGAATATTCTCTTTTTAGCTCGAATATTACTTTGCGCCGTCAAATAGAGGATCTAGTAGGCAAATCATATATTGGAGATAAAGCCAACAAACGTCCAGATTTGCTCTTGAATGAAAATTTGAGTGGTCAATACTTGCTTATTGAATTCAAGCGCCCAGATCATGCACTTAACCACGGAGACTATGTTCAAGCTATAGCCTATAGGCATGAACTGTTAAAATATGTGGATTTACCTGTAAAGGTTTTGCTTGTTGGTGGGAGTCGTTCTCCTGACTTTCCTGTTAATAATCGGGAACCTGAGGTGAGCGTTATGTTATTCAATCAAATTATTTCAACCGCTCGAAAGCAAATCGAATGGCAACTGCGAGTTTAA
- a CDS encoding DNA methyltransferase translates to MYDVLTHGDCLDVLLSMPDNSVDSIVTDPPYGIKFMGKTWDYDVPAQAIWEECLRVLKPGGHLLSFAGSRTQHRMAARIEDAGFEIRDMIVFLYETSNAAQTLIESLSPDQLKLLDAAFGRDGMLGWVYGSGFPKSHHTLKPALEPITLARKPFRGSMASNVLVYGTGALNVRECRIPLAEGESPYDYPNGPGGSDPNHMWRGRNKGDGGIARQGNPDGLPILSMTAVMKYLLCSRILLNRQKLAAPVGFFIVRKPAKKIVVSVTIIHV, encoded by the coding sequence ATGTATGACGTTTTGACTCATGGTGACTGCCTTGACGTACTGCTCAGTATGCCGGACAACTCTGTGGACAGCATAGTGACCGACCCGCCCTATGGTATTAAATTCATGGGTAAGACATGGGACTATGATGTTCCTGCACAAGCCATCTGGGAAGAATGTCTACGCGTACTCAAACCCGGTGGTCATCTGTTGTCCTTCGCGGGATCCCGTACTCAACACCGGATGGCAGCGCGTATTGAGGATGCGGGCTTTGAAATACGTGACATGATCGTATTTCTCTACGAGACCAGCAATGCTGCTCAGACCCTCATTGAAAGTTTGTCGCCGGACCAGCTCAAATTGCTGGACGCTGCATTTGGACGTGACGGAATGCTGGGCTGGGTATACGGTTCTGGATTTCCTAAATCTCATCACACGTTAAAACCAGCACTGGAGCCGATTACCCTTGCCCGTAAGCCATTCAGAGGATCCATGGCATCGAACGTTCTCGTTTATGGTACCGGCGCTCTGAATGTCAGAGAATGCAGGATTCCTCTGGCAGAGGGGGAATCTCCCTATGATTATCCAAATGGACCGGGGGGTTCCGATCCTAACCATATGTGGCGAGGCAGAAATAAAGGTGATGGGGGTATCGCCAGGCAAGGAAACCCCGATGGCCTGCCAATCTTATCCATGACGGCAGTGATGAAGTACTTGCTATGTTCCCGGATACTCCTCAACAGGCAGAAATTAGCAGCGCCAGTCGGTTTTTTTATTGTGCGAAAGCCAGCAAAAAAGATCGTGGTGAGCGTAACAATCATCCATGTGTAA